Proteins found in one Acidobacteriota bacterium genomic segment:
- the ruvB gene encoding Holliday junction branch migration DNA helicase RuvB yields the protein MSDERLVQGISDPLERQWEQALRPRKLAEYVGQTKVTENLAVFLEAARRRGEALDHVLLYGPPGLGKTTLAHIVGSELGVNVRATAGPLIEKAGDLAALLTNLEPRDILFIDEIHRLPPAVEEILYPAMEDFKLDILVGQGPSARTLSLALQPFTLVGATTRIGLLTAPLRNRFGITFHMDFYDVADLRRIVERSARLLAVPTEADAAEEIARRSRGTPRVANRLLRRVRDFAEILSDGAVTKALASDSLERLEVDRFGLDDLDRRILLTILDKYAGGPVGLNTIAASLGEEKDTIEEIYEPYLLQIGFLDRTPRGRTVTQRACDHLGRPWIRSGGQGDLFPPSP from the coding sequence ATGAGCGACGAGAGGCTGGTGCAGGGCATCTCCGATCCCCTGGAGCGGCAGTGGGAACAAGCCCTGCGGCCGCGGAAGCTGGCCGAATACGTGGGCCAGACCAAGGTGACCGAGAACCTGGCCGTCTTCCTGGAGGCGGCCCGCCGCCGCGGGGAGGCCCTGGATCACGTCCTGCTCTACGGCCCGCCGGGACTGGGCAAGACCACCCTGGCCCACATCGTCGGCTCGGAGCTGGGCGTGAACGTGCGGGCCACCGCGGGCCCCCTCATCGAAAAGGCGGGAGACCTGGCGGCCCTCCTCACCAATCTCGAGCCCCGGGATATCCTGTTCATCGACGAGATCCACCGCCTGCCTCCGGCCGTGGAGGAGATCCTCTACCCGGCCATGGAGGACTTCAAGCTGGACATCCTTGTGGGCCAGGGGCCTTCCGCCCGCACCCTCTCCCTCGCGCTCCAGCCCTTCACCCTGGTGGGCGCCACGACGCGCATCGGACTGCTCACGGCGCCCCTCCGAAACCGCTTCGGCATCACCTTCCATATGGACTTCTACGACGTGGCGGACCTGCGCCGCATCGTGGAGCGCTCGGCGCGTCTGCTGGCCGTCCCCACCGAAGCCGACGCGGCGGAGGAAATCGCCCGGCGCTCCCGGGGGACGCCCCGGGTGGCGAACCGCCTCCTGCGGCGCGTTCGGGATTTCGCCGAGATCCTCTCCGACGGGGCCGTGACCAAGGCGCTGGCCTCCGACAGCCTGGAGCGCCTGGAGGTGGACCGCTTCGGGCTGGACGACCTGGACCGGCGCATCCTCCTGACGATCCTGGACAAGTACGCCGGGGGACCGGTGGGGCTCAACACCATCGCCGCCTCCCTCGGGGAGGAAAAGGACACCATCGAGGAGATCTACGAGCCCTACCTGCTCCAGATCGGGTTTCTGGACCGGACGCCCCGCGGGCGGACGGTCACCCAGCGGGCCTGCGACCACCTGGGGCGCCCGTGGATCCGGAGCGGCGGCCAGGGAGACCTGTTTCCCCCGTCGCCTTGA
- a CDS encoding aminotransferase class V-fold PLP-dependent enzyme, with translation MSGPAPAPILDPLDPFWDRLREQYPLLSHRTYLNNASIQPLPAPVARAVAEFARRASEEDPEVLYDAAAPRRLRADLAAWLGCEAGDLALASSTSDGLIKAVNAVPWRKGDEIVLPHNEFPSVTYPLRMARDRGVRIRMAGEPGRPVREEEVLAAVTPATRAAAFSWVSFSTGYRMDLKGLARDLKAAGVEFVLVDGMQGAGVWDPDLRATEVDFFAFQAVKWLAGPNGIGALYIRPDLMGRLADSAVSWYSVPCCEDFSLLTRPDLEPFPNARRFDGGTPPWINLVGLQAWLDLMRPAGIAGISARMAYLIGLLREELSRAGISVLCPADPLRPSSILLLETSSPLEDHARLAAAGISTSFRMGRVRLSPHVYNGPGDFRRLVDVLGERA, from the coding sequence ATGAGCGGGCCGGCGCCCGCCCCGATCCTCGACCCCCTGGATCCCTTCTGGGACCGCTTGCGGGAGCAGTATCCCCTTCTCTCCCACCGGACCTACCTCAACAACGCCTCCATCCAGCCCCTGCCGGCGCCCGTGGCGCGCGCCGTGGCCGAGTTCGCCCGGCGGGCCTCGGAGGAGGACCCGGAGGTCCTGTACGACGCCGCGGCCCCGCGCCGCCTCCGGGCCGACCTGGCCGCCTGGCTCGGGTGCGAGGCGGGCGACCTGGCCCTGGCGAGCTCCACCTCCGACGGGCTCATCAAGGCCGTGAACGCCGTGCCCTGGAGGAAGGGAGACGAGATCGTCCTCCCCCACAACGAGTTTCCTTCGGTGACGTACCCCCTCCGCATGGCGAGGGACCGCGGCGTCCGGATCCGGATGGCGGGGGAGCCGGGGAGGCCCGTGCGGGAGGAGGAGGTGCTCGCCGCCGTGACGCCCGCGACCCGCGCCGCCGCCTTCTCGTGGGTCTCCTTCAGCACCGGGTACCGCATGGATCTGAAGGGCCTGGCCCGGGATCTCAAGGCGGCCGGCGTGGAATTCGTCCTCGTGGACGGCATGCAGGGGGCCGGGGTTTGGGACCCGGACCTGAGGGCCACGGAGGTGGACTTCTTCGCCTTCCAGGCCGTGAAATGGCTGGCCGGGCCCAACGGAATCGGGGCCCTTTACATCCGGCCGGACCTCATGGGCCGCCTGGCGGACAGCGCCGTCTCCTGGTACTCGGTGCCCTGCTGCGAGGATTTCTCCCTTCTCACGCGTCCTGATTTGGAACCCTTCCCGAACGCCCGCCGCTTCGACGGGGGGACGCCTCCCTGGATCAACCTCGTGGGGCTCCAGGCGTGGCTCGACCTCATGCGGCCCGCGGGCATCGCGGGGATCTCGGCGAGGATGGCCTACCTGATCGGCCTCCTCCGGGAGGAGCTGTCCCGCGCCGGAATTTCCGTCCTCTGCCCCGCCGACCCGCTCCGGCCCTCCTCCATCCTTCTCCTCGAAACGTCAAGCCCCCTGGAGGACCACGCCCGGCTCGCCGCCGCCGGCATCTCCACGTCCTTCCGGATGGGGAGGGTGCGCCTGAGTCCGCACGTGTACAATGGGCCCGGTGACTTCAGGCGCCTCGTGGATGTCTTGGGGGAACGCGCATGA